Proteins found in one Candidatus Nomurabacteria bacterium genomic segment:
- the uppS gene encoding di-trans,poly-cis-decaprenylcistransferase, translated as MVHNNTQPQHVGIVLDGNRRWAKQHGVSAQEGHKQGFETFRRIADAGLARGIPYLSVFAFSTENWNRAKDEVSFLMRFIQIVMNKYISELTKKDIRFIWLGSEEGLDAKIIKQLRRAEESSKNNTTATFCLCFNYGGQQEIADAAAKLAATGTPITQESIETALYGGSAVPPVDLLIRPSGEMRISNFMLWRAAYSELFFTDKLWPDFTPEDLDEALAAYASRHRRFGA; from the coding sequence ATGGTTCATAACAATACACAACCACAGCATGTGGGTATAGTCCTTGACGGCAACCGCCGTTGGGCCAAGCAGCATGGTGTGTCTGCCCAAGAAGGCCACAAGCAAGGGTTCGAAACGTTTCGGCGAATTGCCGATGCTGGTCTTGCACGGGGCATACCTTACTTAAGTGTTTTTGCTTTTTCTACAGAAAACTGGAACCGCGCCAAAGACGAAGTATCTTTTTTAATGCGCTTTATACAGATTGTTATGAATAAATACATAAGCGAACTTACCAAAAAAGATATACGCTTTATTTGGCTAGGTAGCGAAGAAGGGCTGGACGCCAAAATTATTAAGCAATTACGCCGCGCCGAAGAATCATCTAAAAATAATACTACAGCAACATTTTGTTTGTGTTTTAACTATGGTGGCCAACAAGAAATAGCCGATGCAGCTGCCAAGCTCGCAGCAACGGGAACGCCAATTACGCAAGAGAGCATAGAAACTGCACTGTATGGCGGAAGTGCTGTGCCCCCTGTAGATTTACTTATACGGCCATCAGGCGAAATGCGCATTAGTAATTTTATGTTATGGCGGGCAGCTTATAGCGAGCTGTTTTTTACCGACAAGCTCTGGCCAGATTTTACACCAGAAGATTTAGACGAAGCCTTAGCTGCGTATGCTTCACGCCATAGGAGGTTTGGCGCGTAA
- a CDS encoding site-2 protease family protein produces the protein MWLIVLGLFLFVLLIVLHEYGHFLVAKRNGVDVEEFGIGFPPKLFGKKLGKGIFEGYYTINLLPLGGFVRLKGEEDAATEKGSFGSVGLSAKLRIMLAGVAVNLLAALVFFTIVAWVGMPQVIPNQFSVPSDSTVLRNDIFAGYVDADSPAAQAGLQVGDTIVSLNNQPITNEASVREVASANAGNTVPIVYERDGQTTMATTTLLSEQQVADSKNTDTPKGYLGVVPRKYTLIQSTWSAPIVAVGVSAQLTHLTLKALGEALYNLVSAFFSAITGNTKEARQEASKAGENVSGPVGIFAILQQGTDLGYQFILFVVAVISLTLAIMNFLPIPALDGGRAFVMLLFKAMKKPLTPDLEARIHGTGFAALMILFVVITVVDIRRFY, from the coding sequence ATGTGGTTAATTGTTTTAGGCTTATTTTTGTTTGTGCTACTTATAGTGCTGCACGAATACGGCCACTTTTTGGTAGCAAAACGTAACGGGGTAGATGTAGAAGAATTTGGTATAGGCTTTCCACCAAAACTATTTGGCAAAAAGTTGGGCAAGGGCATTTTTGAAGGCTATTACACAATTAACTTGTTACCACTTGGTGGTTTTGTGCGGCTAAAAGGCGAAGAAGACGCTGCTACAGAAAAAGGTTCGTTTGGCTCGGTGGGTTTATCGGCTAAATTGCGTATTATGTTGGCAGGTGTAGCGGTCAATTTACTTGCAGCGCTGGTGTTCTTTACTATTGTTGCGTGGGTGGGGATGCCACAAGTAATCCCTAATCAATTTAGTGTGCCATCAGATAGCACGGTGCTCCGTAACGATATATTTGCTGGCTATGTAGACGCAGACTCACCTGCAGCGCAAGCAGGTTTGCAGGTAGGCGACACCATCGTATCTCTTAACAACCAACCAATTACCAACGAAGCATCGGTACGCGAAGTAGCATCTGCAAATGCAGGGAACACGGTGCCTATTGTTTATGAACGTGATGGTCAAACTACCATGGCGACTACAACGCTGCTTAGTGAACAACAAGTAGCAGACAGTAAAAATACCGATACACCAAAGGGGTATTTGGGGGTTGTCCCAAGGAAATATACCCTTATACAATCTACGTGGTCGGCACCCATTGTAGCGGTTGGTGTATCTGCACAGCTGACTCATCTTACACTTAAAGCACTTGGCGAAGCACTTTATAATTTAGTTTCTGCATTTTTTAGTGCAATAACTGGTAACACCAAAGAAGCACGGCAAGAAGCCTCTAAAGCGGGCGAAAACGTGTCTGGACCAGTAGGTATATTTGCCATCTTGCAGCAAGGAACAGATTTAGGCTACCAATTTATACTATTTGTTGTTGCTGTTATTAGCCTTACTTTGGCTATTATGAACTTTTTGCCAATCCCAGCCTTAGACGGTGGTCGGGCATTTGTAATGCTCCTTTTTAAGGCGATGAAAAAACCACTTACTCCAGACTTAGAAGCACGTATACATGGCACCGGGTTTGCTGCGTTAATGATATTATTTGTTGTAATAACGGTGGTTGATATACGCCGCTTTTATTAG
- a CDS encoding CPBP family intramembrane metalloprotease encodes MDTLIKNKKRIVVPWDARYAYSVTILAYVVSQLFTTLPLLVALFFTNWSTIEDSLLDQPWMSLSLTGVGAVGIFVVLYYFLHKKKYGFSQLKLQKGLPLKSLLLVAGTYIVYILLSVAVAAIVQALFPSFNADQEQLVGYKNAVGWQLILAFVGLVVVPPIAEEMLFRGFLYQGLRDHWNKHATLWWGFGVAIAVALLAGAVAGIIVALLIVVSIVIGKKHPARAAAIVTSVLFGLVHMQWNISIDTFIFSFALIYVFEKTQNLWAAIVLHALKNGIAFVGLFILS; translated from the coding sequence ATGGACACGCTTATAAAAAACAAAAAACGAATCGTTGTACCATGGGATGCTCGGTATGCGTATAGCGTCACTATTTTGGCGTATGTTGTTTCGCAGCTTTTTACAACGCTGCCACTACTCGTAGCACTGTTTTTTACGAATTGGTCCACAATAGAAGATAGTTTATTAGATCAACCCTGGATGAGCCTGAGTCTAACAGGGGTAGGGGCGGTTGGTATTTTTGTTGTTTTGTATTACTTTTTGCATAAAAAAAAGTATGGTTTTTCGCAACTAAAGCTACAAAAGGGGTTGCCACTTAAATCGTTATTGCTTGTTGCAGGAACGTATATTGTGTACATCTTGCTTAGTGTTGCCGTGGCAGCTATTGTGCAGGCGCTGTTTCCATCTTTTAATGCAGATCAAGAACAGCTGGTTGGTTATAAAAATGCCGTTGGCTGGCAATTAATCTTAGCGTTTGTTGGCTTGGTGGTGGTGCCACCAATTGCAGAAGAGATGTTATTTAGAGGCTTTTTATACCAAGGGCTGCGTGACCACTGGAATAAACATGCCACGTTATGGTGGGGTTTTGGCGTAGCTATTGCCGTGGCACTACTAGCAGGTGCTGTCGCCGGCATTATTGTAGCGCTGCTCATAGTTGTATCTATAGTTATTGGTAAAAAGCATCCAGCACGTGCTGCGGCCATTGTTACCAGTGTGCTTTTTGGCTTGGTACATATGCAGTGGAACATTAGTATAGATACGTTTATATTTTCTTTTGCGCTAATATACGTGTTTGAGAAAACACAAAATTTGTGGGCGGCGATTGTGCTGCATGCGCTTAAGAATGGAATTGCGTTTGTAGGATTATTTA